The Eubacteriaceae bacterium Marseille-Q4139 genome has a window encoding:
- a CDS encoding class B sortase, whose protein sequence is MQTPKDPDYYLRRGLDGRENRHGVPYLDAASSLESRSLPWIVYGHHMKDGTMFADLLSYEKEEVFRSCRTVWFDTESGPGEYEIFGAFYLPGDADGADFLYEDLSDEERFREKVKEIRRLSLWEADALPKFGSRLLYLVTCEYSHGNGRFLVAAYEKSRE, encoded by the coding sequence ATGCAGACGCCAAAAGATCCGGATTACTACCTCCGCCGCGGGCTTGACGGCCGCGAAAACCGCCACGGTGTCCCATATCTGGACGCCGCCTCGTCACTGGAAAGCCGCAGCCTTCCATGGATCGTCTACGGGCACCATATGAAGGATGGCACCATGTTTGCCGACCTTCTTTCCTATGAAAAAGAAGAAGTTTTCCGAAGCTGCCGCACCGTCTGGTTCGACACGGAAAGCGGGCCGGGCGAATACGAAATTTTCGGCGCCTTCTATCTGCCGGGCGATGCGGACGGGGCTGATTTTTTATATGAAGACCTTTCTGACGAAGAACGATTTCGTGAAAAAGTAAAGGAAATCCGGCGCCTCTCCCTCTGGGAAGCAGATGCACTTCCAAAATTCGGAAGCCGCCTCCTCTATCTCGTCACCTGCGAGTATTCCCACGGGAACGGGCGCTTCCTGGTAGCGGCATACGAAAAAAGCCGCGAATAA
- a CDS encoding spore coat associated protein CotJA → MTMNCCSNSGSDVRRMVMQPGLCRPAGGPGPVVPGGSPAGQQGSQMPGSYSRFPVGMGYVPMQNWETPYPLATAFSRGTIFPSLDYPFMRARCRA, encoded by the coding sequence ATGACAATGAATTGTTGCAGCAATTCCGGCAGTGATGTGAGAAGAATGGTCATGCAGCCGGGGCTCTGCCGGCCGGCCGGAGGGCCGGGGCCAGTTGTGCCCGGCGGTTCGCCCGCAGGCCAGCAGGGGTCACAGATGCCTGGTTCTTACAGCCGTTTTCCGGTTGGAATGGGGTACGTCCCGATGCAGAATTGGGAAACACCGTATCCTCTGGCAACCGCTTTTTCCAGGGGGACAATTTTCCCGTCCCTTGATTATCCGTTTATGAGAGCGAGGTGCAGGGCATGA
- a CDS encoding spore coat protein CotJB, whose protein sequence is MNSGQCSAPPLTKAQLMKQINEASFAMDDVLLFLDTHPDNAEALQYYKTVTAMRKDAMDAYQSQFGPLMVDSVTGSTWDWVTEKWPWEGGC, encoded by the coding sequence ATGAATTCCGGGCAGTGCAGTGCGCCGCCGCTTACAAAAGCGCAGCTTATGAAGCAGATCAATGAAGCCAGCTTTGCGATGGACGACGTTCTCCTGTTCCTCGATACGCATCCGGATAATGCAGAGGCGCTCCAGTATTATAAGACGGTCACGGCCATGAGAAAAGACGCCATGGATGCCTACCAGAGCCAGTTCGGGCCGCTGATGGTGGACAGTGTGACGGGCAGCACCTGGGACTGGGTGACAGAAAAATGGCCGTGGGAAGGAGGATGCTGA
- a CDS encoding manganese catalase family protein has product MWRYEKRLQYPVNIKEPNAKIAKYIMSQYGGPDGEIGASMRYLSQRYAMPYGEQKAVLTDIGTEELAHLEIVAAIVHQLTRNLSAEELDAQGFGDYYIDHTVGIWPQAAGGVPFNANQFQSKGDPITDLFEDLAAEQKARTTYDNILRVVKDPDVCDPIRFLRKREIIHFQRFGEALRGLQDRLDSRNFYAFNPSFDKGPAMQPRQGGCCQ; this is encoded by the coding sequence ATGTGGAGATATGAAAAGCGGCTGCAGTATCCGGTAAATATTAAGGAGCCGAATGCGAAGATTGCGAAGTATATTATGAGCCAGTACGGCGGGCCCGACGGCGAGATCGGCGCCTCCATGCGCTACCTCTCCCAGCGCTACGCGATGCCCTACGGCGAGCAGAAGGCGGTGCTTACGGACATCGGAACCGAGGAGCTGGCGCACCTGGAAATCGTGGCAGCCATCGTCCATCAGCTTACTCGCAATTTATCCGCCGAGGAGCTGGATGCCCAGGGCTTCGGTGACTATTATATTGACCATACGGTAGGAATCTGGCCGCAGGCGGCGGGCGGCGTTCCCTTTAACGCAAACCAGTTCCAGTCGAAGGGGGATCCCATCACGGATCTGTTTGAGGATTTGGCGGCCGAGCAGAAAGCCCGCACGACATACGACAACATCCTGCGTGTCGTAAAAGATCCCGACGTCTGCGACCCGATCCGCTTCTTGAGGAAACGGGAAATCATCCATTTCCAGCGTTTCGGTGAAGCACTCCGCGGACTTCAGGACCGGCTTGACAGCAGGAATTTCTACGCGTTCAACCCGAGCTTCGACAAAGGGCCGGCAATGCAGCCGAGACAGGGAGGCTGCTGCCAGTAA
- a CDS encoding helix-turn-helix transcriptional regulator gives MDMHSVNLEAMGKRIRGLRATQKKTQEVFAEMIHISTSYLALIEQGKRTASLDIVAQIAKSCHVTTDYLLFGEVMELPDINREKFESLCRQYSPQEISHALDLSEYYLNIDKKK, from the coding sequence ATGGACATGCATTCTGTCAATTTGGAAGCTATGGGCAAGCGGATCCGAGGGCTGCGGGCCACCCAGAAGAAAACACAGGAAGTGTTTGCTGAAATGATTCATATCTCTACATCCTATCTGGCACTCATCGAGCAGGGGAAGAGGACGGCCAGCCTGGATATCGTCGCGCAAATTGCAAAAAGCTGCCATGTTACCACAGATTATCTCCTGTTTGGCGAGGTGATGGAGCTGCCTGACATCAATCGGGAAAAGTTTGAATCCCTCTGCCGCCAGTATTCTCCCCAGGAAATTTCCCATGCACTTGATCTTTCCGAATACTACTTAAATATTGATAAAAAGAAATAG